The following proteins come from a genomic window of Rutidosis leptorrhynchoides isolate AG116_Rl617_1_P2 chromosome 10, CSIRO_AGI_Rlap_v1, whole genome shotgun sequence:
- the LOC139872354 gene encoding plant UBX domain-containing protein 2 — MGDMKDKMKGFMKKFNTSSSSGKFKGQGRVLGSSSSSIPPNQVNSNPTRPVTQIPNPKPAPSPKPSSSSSNISPQKPINYEQPVKSTDGFDPFDALITTGKRNKNGYDLKVFECPVCTRAFGSETEVSDHVETCLSNHESDSKSKINDNIEKDEAQNELEACVSTYVSAKPSDGSVEIVLKLLKNIIKEPENVKFRKIRLGNPKIKEAIADVPGGLDLLECVGFELKEENGEMWAVIDDATSDKIKVIKQTVNLLEPSKVEYVTTRVAGQDKVVEPVEVKKVERQIRVFFSVSESVAAKIELPESFYNLSIDEVKREAETRRKKLAESQLLVPKSYKEKQAKAARKRHGKTVIRIQFPDGVVIQAFFNPREPTTALYEFVSSSLKDPSLEFELLHPVVIKRRVIPTFGEKVITLEEEDLVPSALIKFRPKETDSVVYTGLCNELLEIMEPLVSESAVGL; from the exons ATGGGTGATATGAAAGATAAAATGAAGGGATTCATGAAAAAATTCAACACTTCTTCATCATCTGGTAAATTCAAAGGCCAAGGTAGGGTTTTGgggtcatcatcttcatcaattcctCCAAATCAAGTAAATTCAAACCCAACCCGACCCGTTACCCAGATACCCAACCCGAAACCCGCTCCATCTCCGAAACCCTCATCATCTAGTTCCAATATTTCACCTCAAAAGCCTATAAATTATGAACAACCTGTAAAGTCAACGGATGGATTCGACCCATTTGATGCTTTGATCACAACAGGAAAACGGAATAAAAACGGGTATGATTTGAAAGTGTTTGAATGTCCGGTTTGTACTCGAGCATTCGGATCAGAAACAGAGGTTTCCGATCACGTGGAGACTTGTTTATCGAACCACGAATCAGATTCGAAGTCGAAAATCAACGATAACATCGAAAAGGATGAGGCCCAAAATGAATTGGAAGCTTGTGTTAGTACCTATGTGTCTGCGAAACCATCTGATGGGTCAGTTGAGATTGTGCTTAAGTTGTTGAAGAATATAATCAAGGAGCCTGAGAATGTTAAGTTTAGGAAAATTCGGTTAGGGAACCCGAAGATTAAGGAGGCGATTGCTGACGTGCCAGGCGGGTTGGATTTGTTGGAGTGCGTTGGGTTTGAACTGAAAGAGGAAAACGGTGAGATGTGGGCCGTAATTGACGATGCAACTAGTGACAAGATTAAGGTGATTAAGCAAACAGTTAACTTATTGGAACCATCTAAAGTTGAATATGTGACGACGCGGGTAGCTGGGCAGGATAAGGTTGTGGAGCCGGTGGAGGTTAAGAAAGTTGAGAGACAG ATTAGGGTGTTCTTTTCGGTGTCTGAAAGTGTGGCTGCGAAGATAGAACTTCCAGAATCTTTTTATAATCTTTCCATAGATGAAGTGAAAAGAGAAGCTGAAACGAGACGAAAAAAGCTCGCTGAATCTCAACTTTTAGTACCAAAATCATACAAAGAAAAACAAGCCAAGGCTGCAAGAAAAAGACATGGAAAAACTGTCATTAGAATACAGTTTCCTGATGGGGTGGTGATCCAAGCATTTTTTAATCCTAGAGAACCAACTACTGCTCTTTACGAG TTTGTGAGCTCATCGTTAAAAGATCCCAGTTTGGAATTTGAGCTATTGCATCCTGTTGTGATTAAACGTCGTGTGATTCCAACGTTTGGAGAAAAAGTCATAACACTTGAAGAGGAGGATTTAGTTCCCTCAGCTCTCATCAAGTTTAGACCTAAAGAAACAGATTCGGTTGTTTATACAGGTCTTTGTAACGAGCTTCTTGAAATCATGGAACCCCTTGTTTCAGAATCAGCAGTTGGATTGTGA